One Lepisosteus oculatus isolate fLepOcu1 chromosome 13, fLepOcu1.hap2, whole genome shotgun sequence genomic region harbors:
- the LOC102690224 gene encoding extracellular calcium-sensing receptor-like, which produces MPEPLKCKSLNFRAYQYAQTMIFAIEEINNSTEILPDVSVGYKIYDSCSSITLAIRAAMALANGPEETVSDTACTGPSTVQAIIGETSSTPTIAISTSIGPFYIPVISHFATCACLSDKQKFPSFLRTIPSDFYQSRALAKLVKHFGWTWIGTLYSDNDYGNNGMANFVDAAQREGVCIEYSESFFRTNPVKKIQRIVDIIKKSSSKVIVAFISHLDMDVLLKELSLQNVTGLQWIGSESWIADSHFASREGRNVLRGSIGFAISNAVIQGLKDFLLKVRPSTGDNLYRELWETVFSCTFPSPQNTEIPFACTGNEDLSVINNQYTDVSELQISNNVYKAVYAIANALHMIYSCTSNQNQNKTCVNTRKTEPLQVLDYLRKVNFTTKTGETVYFDENGDPAAKYELVNWQLNEEGKTEFVTVGHYDASLPEDTQLKLTGAHIVWTQNEDQAPVSVCSESCAPGTRKAVQKGRPVCCFDCVPCAEGEISNTTDSIDCIKCSLEYWPNSQRDECVLKETEFLSYEEIMGKVLVFFSLLGATITCSITIVFFRYRNTPIVKANNSELSFLLLFSLTLCFLCSLTFIGQPSDWSCMLRHTAFGITFVLCISCVLGKTIVVLMAFRATLPGNNIMKWFGPTQQRFSVLAFTLIQVLICTLWLTISPPFPYKNTKYYKEKVILECDIGSLAGFCAVLGYIGFLSAMCFVLAFLARNLPDNFNEAKFITFSMLIFCAVWTTFIPAYISSPGKFTVAVEIFAILASSFGLLICIFMPKCYILLLKPEKNTKKYLMGKMPSKSL; this is translated from the exons ATGCCTGAACCATTGAAATGCAAAAG TTTAAATTTCAGAGCATATCAATATGCCCAGACTATGATTTTTGCTATAGAGGAGATAAACAACAGCACAGAAATTCTTCCTGATGTTTCAGTGGGTTATAAGATCTATGATTCCTGTAGCTCTATAACTTTGGCTATAAGAGCAGCAATGGCTTTAGCAAATGGGCCAGAAGAAACAGTCTCTGACACAGCCTGCACCGGACCATCTACGGTTCAGGCTATAATAGGAGAGACTTCATCCACACCAACTATTGCTATTTCAACATCGATTGGACCTTTTTACATACCAGTG ATCAGCCACTTTGCTACCTGTGCTTGTCTTAGTGACAAACAAAAATTCCCTTCCTTTCTCAGAACAATTCCAAGTGACTTTTATCAGAGCAGAGCTCTGGCTAAGcttgtgaagcactttggatGGACCTGGATTGGGACTCTCTACAGCGATAATGACTATGGTAATAATGGGATGGCAAACTTTGTGGATGCTGCCCAGAGAGAAGGTGTTTGCATTGAATATTCTGAGTCTTTCTTTCGAACTAACCCTGTGAAGAAGATTCAGAGAATTGTGGACATCATTAAGAAGTCAAGCTCTAAAGTTATTGTAGCTTTCATCTCTCACTTAGACATGGATGTCTTATTGAAAGAATTATCCCTACAGAATGTCACAGGCTTGCAGTGGATTGGCAGCGAATCATGGATTGCCGATTCACATTTTGCCTCAAGAGAAGGGCGCAATGTTTTGCGGGGATCCATAGGATTTGCAATCAGTAATGCTGTAATACAAGGGTTAAAAGACTTTTTGCTGAAAGTCCGTCCATCGACTGGAGATAATCTATACAGGGAGCTCTGGGAAACTGTATTCAGCTGTACATTCCCATCCCCCCAAAATACTGAAATCCCCTTTGCGTGTACAGGAAATGAGGACTTAAGTGTAATAAATAACCAGTACACTGATGTGTCAGAATTACAAATCTCCAATAATGTTTACAAGGCAGTGTATGCCATAGCCAATGCACTGCATATGATATATAGCTGTACAAGTAACCAAAATCAAAATAAGACATGTGTGAACACAAGGAAGACTGAACCATTGCAG GTATTAGATTATTTGAGGAAAGTTAATTTCACTACTAAAACTGGTGAGACAGTATACTTTGATGAAAATGGGGACCCTGCAGCAAAATATGAGTTAGTAAACTGGCAGCTTAATGAAGAAGGCAAGACGGAGTTTGTCACAGTCGGTCACTATGATGCGTCTCTACCAGAAGATACACAGCTTAAACTCACCGGTGCGCACATTGTCTGGACACAAAATGAGGACCAG gCTCCCGTGTCAGTGTGCAGTGAGAGCTGCGCTCCAGGCACTCGGAAGGCTGTTCAGAAGGGAAGGCCTGTCTGCTGCTTTGACTGTGTACCATGTGCTGAAGGAGAAATCAGCAACACTacag ACTCAATTGATTGtataaaatgctcactggaGTACTGGCCAAACAGTCAGAGAGATGAATGCGTCTTAAAGGAAACTGAATTCCTTTCATATGAAGAAATAATGGGAAAAGTGCTGGTGTTTTTCTCCTTGCTTGGAGCTACCATAACCTGTTCTATTACCATTGTTTTCTTTCGGTACAGAAATACTCCCATTGTTAAAGCCAATAACTCTGAACTGAGTttccttctgctcttttcattgacactgtgtttcctctgttcaCTTACTTTCATTGGCCAGCCCTCTGACTGGTCCTGTATGTTGCGCCACACAGCATTTGGGATCACATTTGTCCTGTGCATCTCTTGTGTTCTGGGGAAAACAATAGTGGTGTTAATGGCCTTTAGGGCTACACTGCCAGGCAATAACATCATGAAATGGTTTGGCCCCACACAGCAGAGGTTTAGTGTTCTTGCTTTCACACTCATACAGGTCTTGATATGTACTCTTTGGTTGACAATATCACCTCCCTTTCCTTACAAGAATACAAAATACTACAAAGAGAAAGTCATTCTGGAGTGTGATATAGGATCACTAGCAGGATTTTGTGCTGTGTTAGGGTATATAGGATTCCTCTCTGCCATGTGCTTTGTGCTCGCTTTCCTGGCTCGGAATCTACCTGATAACTTCAATGaagccaaattcattacattcagcATGCTCATATTCTGTGCAGTCTGGACAACATTCATTCCAGCTTATATCAGCTCCCCTGGAAAATTCACAGTTGCAGTggaaatatttgctattttagcatCAAGTTTTGGCTTacttatatgtatttttatgcCAAAATGTTATATTCTCTTACTTAAGCccgagaaaaatacaaaaaaatatctaatggggaaaatgccttcaaagtcACTTTGA